In Salisediminibacterium beveridgei, one DNA window encodes the following:
- the putP gene encoding sodium/proline symporter PutP yields MMVLGLIAYRLTDNLSDYVLGGRRLGAGVAALSAGASDMSSWLLLGLPGALYASGLVEAWIAIGLAIGAVINWMFVAGRLRAYTEVANDSITLPDFFENRFDDKSKSLRVVSAVLILIFFTFYTSSGLVGGAILFESTFGMDQTTALWVGAIVIIGYTFLGGFLAVSWTDFVQGILMFLALIVIPIVAILDFGGWGPTMDAIRSVDPANLSLFQGAGFIGVISLMGWGLGYFGQPHIIVRFMSVKSMKELPKARAIGISWVVLSMTGAVMTGLIGIAYFADQPLDNPETVFLAFTQVLFHPVVAGILLAAVLAAIMSTIDSQLLVSSSALAEDFYKGMIRKDADQKELVLVGRLGVLAVAIVALILAQDPDSTVLELVSYAWAGLGATFGPLVLFSLFWKRTTRNGALAGMLSGGLTVLIWVAFLKGGEGFFSLYELVVGFVVSCIFIVIFSLASPEPSQEIQDTFEKAKRMDKGNIDE; encoded by the coding sequence ATGATGGTTTTAGGGTTGATTGCCTACCGTCTCACAGACAATCTATCTGACTATGTCCTTGGGGGAAGACGGCTTGGCGCAGGGGTTGCGGCACTGTCAGCCGGGGCATCGGATATGTCCAGCTGGCTCCTGCTCGGTTTACCGGGTGCTCTGTATGCCAGCGGTCTCGTTGAGGCCTGGATTGCCATTGGTCTTGCCATCGGTGCGGTCATCAACTGGATGTTCGTTGCCGGACGTCTCCGTGCTTACACGGAAGTCGCGAATGATTCCATTACGTTGCCGGACTTTTTTGAAAACCGCTTTGACGACAAGTCAAAATCTTTGCGGGTGGTATCCGCTGTACTTATTCTCATTTTCTTTACGTTTTACACATCATCCGGTCTCGTAGGTGGTGCGATTCTGTTTGAAAGCACCTTCGGGATGGATCAGACAACTGCCCTGTGGGTAGGTGCGATTGTCATTATCGGGTATACCTTCCTCGGTGGTTTCCTTGCGGTCAGCTGGACGGACTTTGTGCAGGGGATTCTTATGTTCCTTGCGTTGATCGTGATTCCGATTGTCGCCATCTTGGACTTCGGCGGCTGGGGACCGACAATGGATGCCATCCGTTCCGTTGATCCGGCGAACCTCTCCTTATTCCAGGGTGCCGGATTTATCGGGGTCATCTCCCTTATGGGCTGGGGGCTCGGTTATTTCGGACAGCCGCACATTATCGTGCGTTTTATGTCCGTGAAATCCATGAAGGAACTTCCGAAAGCGCGAGCGATCGGGATCAGCTGGGTTGTTCTTTCGATGACGGGTGCAGTCATGACCGGTCTCATCGGTATTGCGTACTTCGCCGATCAGCCGCTTGATAATCCGGAAACGGTGTTCCTCGCATTTACGCAGGTACTGTTCCATCCGGTTGTTGCAGGTATCTTGCTTGCTGCGGTACTGGCAGCCATCATGAGTACGATTGACTCCCAGTTACTCGTATCGTCTTCTGCATTGGCTGAGGACTTTTACAAAGGGATGATCCGTAAAGATGCGGATCAGAAGGAACTCGTTCTTGTCGGCCGTCTCGGCGTCCTTGCGGTTGCGATCGTTGCCCTGATTCTTGCACAGGATCCGGACAGCACGGTCCTTGAGCTGGTCAGCTACGCGTGGGCGGGTCTCGGTGCCACATTCGGGCCACTGGTGCTCTTCTCGCTCTTCTGGAAGCGCACAACCCGTAACGGCGCCCTTGCCGGTATGCTTTCCGGTGGTTTGACCGTGCTCATCTGGGTCGCGTTCCTCAAAGGCGGCGAAGGCTTCTTCTCCTTATACGAGCTGGTAGTCGGCTTCGTGGTATCATGTATCTTCATTGTCATCTTCTCCTTGGCGAGTCCTGAACCTTCACAGGAAATTCAGGACACGTTTGAAAAGGCGAAGCGAATGGACAAAGGCAACATCGACGAATAG
- a CDS encoding Na+/H+ antiporter NhaC family protein, with product MVHKTLIFLQLCYNTFWNQQVRSKVGDTMRATFSFTELIWIITLTVLGLMLAIVLDFPLLLGIAPGFGMLLYFARVKAISWQDIASSCVNGLKRNKDVAWLLVFIGILLPTWAVAGTIDDLNLLFLTVISNEHFFLIAFLITGIMSFIVGSSIGSLSIVGVPMMATAEQLGISVFITAGALVSGSFIGDRTSPLSSSFFLLAHSLEVSVKAHFRAILPTMFITAGVSGLLYSVLDWTMNQGTTAIAVTAGSQLHVPDIALSLIPPVVLLIMILSGMPMRRSFTAGILAGIALILLRNAAFADWFSGALTGVDNLNGLWQMLPFILFILAVGMFSQMIEDTELLQPVINRYLTKTRSLSGTTRQSIGIATAVSVISPNQAFPIIVTARSLLPHWRTHFSQKALSRVLADSTVVFAGIVPWSLLAILNSSILGVPVWQYVPFAFFLTLSPLITILYSLKEAPR from the coding sequence ATGGTTCACAAAACCCTCATATTTCTGCAATTATGCTACAATACATTTTGGAATCAACAAGTTCGCTCGAAAGTCGGTGACACCATGCGCGCAACATTTTCATTCACTGAATTGATCTGGATCATCACCTTGACCGTCCTCGGACTGATGCTGGCCATCGTTTTGGATTTCCCGCTTCTGCTCGGCATTGCACCGGGCTTTGGCATGCTGCTGTATTTTGCTCGGGTCAAAGCAATTTCCTGGCAGGACATTGCTTCCTCTTGCGTGAACGGTCTGAAGCGGAATAAAGACGTCGCCTGGCTGTTGGTGTTTATCGGCATCCTTTTGCCGACCTGGGCTGTGGCGGGGACCATCGATGATTTGAATCTCCTCTTCCTGACCGTGATCTCAAACGAACACTTTTTCCTGATTGCCTTCTTGATCACAGGCATCATGTCCTTTATCGTCGGCTCATCGATCGGCAGTTTGAGTATCGTCGGTGTGCCGATGATGGCCACAGCCGAACAGCTCGGCATCTCGGTGTTCATCACCGCCGGCGCTCTCGTGTCAGGCTCCTTTATCGGGGACCGCACCTCCCCGTTATCGAGCTCATTTTTTCTGTTGGCCCACTCCCTGGAAGTCTCGGTGAAAGCACATTTCCGGGCGATTTTGCCCACGATGTTTATCACGGCAGGAGTGAGTGGTCTGCTCTATTCCGTGCTCGATTGGACCATGAACCAGGGAACCACAGCAATTGCTGTCACTGCCGGCAGTCAGCTCCATGTGCCGGACATCGCTTTGTCTCTGATTCCACCGGTCGTGCTGTTAATCATGATCTTGAGCGGCATGCCGATGCGCCGCTCCTTCACTGCGGGGATCCTCGCCGGAATCGCTTTGATCCTGCTCAGAAATGCCGCTTTCGCCGACTGGTTCAGCGGTGCCTTGACCGGCGTAGATAACCTGAACGGGTTGTGGCAGATGCTGCCGTTTATCCTCTTCATTCTGGCAGTCGGGATGTTCTCACAGATGATCGAAGACACGGAACTCCTGCAGCCCGTCATCAACCGCTATCTGACCAAAACCCGTTCCCTGTCGGGGACCACCCGGCAGTCGATCGGTATCGCCACCGCGGTATCGGTCATCTCTCCGAATCAGGCGTTCCCGATTATCGTAACCGCCCGTTCACTCTTGCCGCACTGGCGTACACATTTTTCTCAAAAAGCATTAAGCCGGGTGCTGGCCGATTCCACCGTGGTGTTCGCAGGCATTGTCCCGTGGAGTCTGCTTGCGATCCTGAACAGTTCGATTCTGGGTGTCCCTGTCTGGCAATACGTGCCCTTCGCTTTTTTCCTGACCCTCTCACCGCTGATCACAATTCTTTATTCATTAAAAGAAGCGCCCCGATAA
- a CDS encoding iron-sulfur cluster biosynthesis family protein — MLQITDRAAQIYKEDMELTKQDEIRLFVRGAEGFFLGVEKADSEESDWSTVVNGVRFFIKEDDLWMFEGMTLDFCDKGDCIKLHTAVH, encoded by the coding sequence ATGTTACAAATTACAGATCGCGCAGCGCAGATTTACAAAGAGGATATGGAGTTAACAAAGCAGGATGAAATCCGGTTATTTGTCAGAGGAGCCGAGGGCTTTTTCCTCGGGGTGGAGAAAGCAGATTCCGAAGAGAGTGACTGGTCCACAGTCGTTAACGGCGTGCGCTTTTTCATCAAGGAAGACGATCTCTGGATGTTTGAAGGGATGACCCTGGACTTTTGCGATAAAGGCGATTGCATCAAACTGCATACAGCCGTTCATTAA
- the dcd gene encoding dCTP deaminase codes for MILSGKTISEKLKAGEVVVDPMTEEQVQPASIDLRLGAHFLVIDDHLSTKLSLTSEAAYREIDVGERGSIVIPPQSFLLATTKEYIEIPTSLTAFVEGRSSIGRLGLFIQNAGWVDPGFKGRITLELYNANRLPIELDINRRICQLVLAEVDRNAEPYEGKYLNQSHATASRVQLDYENQKRIESSETKRRSRK; via the coding sequence ATGATTCTGAGTGGAAAAACCATATCCGAAAAACTGAAGGCCGGAGAAGTAGTGGTTGATCCGATGACCGAAGAGCAGGTGCAGCCGGCATCGATTGACTTACGGTTGGGCGCGCATTTCCTTGTTATCGATGATCATTTAAGCACGAAACTGTCCCTGACTTCGGAAGCGGCATACCGGGAAATTGATGTGGGAGAACGGGGTTCCATCGTCATTCCGCCGCAGTCTTTTCTTTTGGCAACAACCAAGGAATACATTGAGATCCCTACTTCACTGACCGCTTTTGTAGAAGGACGAAGCAGCATCGGACGGCTCGGGCTGTTTATTCAGAATGCGGGATGGGTGGATCCGGGTTTTAAAGGGCGGATCACGTTGGAATTATACAATGCGAACCGTTTACCGATTGAACTGGATATTAACCGAAGAATCTGTCAGCTCGTTTTGGCTGAGGTCGACCGGAATGCGGAGCCGTATGAAGGGAAGTATCTGAATCAAAGTCATGCCACGGCGAGCCGCGTCCAGTTGGATTATGAGAATCAAAAGCGGATCGAATCGTCTGAAACGAAAAGGCGAAGCCGTAAATAA
- a CDS encoding ComEA family DNA-binding protein, with protein sequence MKKIIIVISAMLSFLFIKSMNKSIPENEDDLFKDNKGEEKQLNLNTAGAETLMSIPGIGPDLSYKIEDYKKNHGNLNDLNELLNVKGIGEKKLEEIKPYLKIE encoded by the coding sequence ATGAAAAAAATCATAATTGTTATCAGTGCGATGCTAAGCTTTCTTTTCATTAAAAGCATGAATAAATCGATTCCAGAGAACGAAGACGATCTGTTTAAAGACAATAAGGGCGAAGAAAAACAGCTAAACTTGAATACCGCAGGTGCAGAAACGTTGATGAGCATACCAGGCATAGGTCCGGACTTATCATATAAAATTGAGGATTATAAAAAGAATCATGGTAATCTGAATGATTTGAACGAACTTTTGAATGTAAAAGGAATTGGTGAGAAGAAATTAGAAGAAATTAAACCATATTTGAAAATCGAATAG
- a CDS encoding YigZ family protein: MLSSYKTVKGQGEHEMVIQKSRFIAYVTRAETEEAAQSFIQAIKKQHSQANHNCSAYLIGEHDQIQKANDDGEPSGTAGVPMLDVLKKQALKDTVVVVTRYFGGIKLGGGGLIRAYSNAVSEGLKATGIVKRELADLVSVRFDYTLLGKIENEIRSSDFILKDIDYEDQVVLNAYVPAGHMDAFESWMNGLTSGQVVITPVEVTYLERAYE, encoded by the coding sequence ATGTTATCGTCATATAAAACCGTCAAAGGGCAAGGAGAACATGAAATGGTCATTCAGAAATCACGCTTCATCGCTTACGTCACCCGGGCTGAGACCGAAGAAGCAGCGCAATCCTTTATCCAGGCCATAAAAAAACAGCACAGCCAGGCCAATCATAACTGTTCTGCCTACCTGATCGGTGAACACGATCAGATCCAGAAGGCCAACGATGACGGCGAACCGTCGGGCACAGCAGGTGTGCCGATGCTCGATGTCTTAAAAAAACAGGCACTGAAAGACACCGTCGTCGTCGTCACCCGCTACTTCGGCGGCATTAAGCTCGGAGGCGGCGGGTTGATCCGGGCCTACTCCAATGCCGTCAGTGAAGGATTAAAAGCGACCGGCATCGTCAAACGGGAACTGGCTGATCTTGTGAGCGTCCGGTTCGATTACACCCTCCTCGGAAAAATTGAAAACGAAATCCGCTCCTCTGACTTCATCCTGAAAGACATTGATTATGAGGATCAGGTGGTCCTGAATGCGTATGTACCGGCAGGTCATATGGACGCCTTTGAATCCTGGATGAACGGACTGACGAGTGGGCAGGTGGTTATCACGCCGGTCGAAGTCACTTATTTAGAACGAGCGTATGAATAA
- a CDS encoding sensor histidine kinase → MRLHTTKSIEVILDKMMEMVSSSKEEIFEIAEQSRNEYDELKKELQEIQQKVIQLIDKQDQVEIRTRFARNRLAEVSKHFASYSDQEVKEAYEQAKDFQVQLAVLGSEEKQLRERRSQIERRLMTLGQTVDRADQLINQINAVMQYLSGDLKNVSDMVADAEQMQQFGVQIIHAQEEERKKLSREIHDGPAQMMANVLLRSELVEKVLDQDGVDRARFEIQDLRKMVKASLSEVRRIIYDLRPMSLDDLGLVPTVNKFIDNVNEFQEGVDVNFRNIGKETRLPAHMEVAIFRFIQEAVQNAAKHAKATTISVKIEITETGVTAIVKDDGKGFDSEAKKENSFGLVGIKERVKLLDGELTIDSKSGRGTLIMLQVPVPQKV, encoded by the coding sequence ATGAGATTGCACACAACCAAGTCAATCGAAGTCATTCTTGATAAAATGATGGAAATGGTTTCTAGCAGTAAAGAGGAGATCTTTGAAATCGCTGAACAATCGCGAAATGAATATGACGAGTTGAAGAAAGAGCTTCAGGAGATTCAGCAAAAAGTCATTCAACTGATCGACAAGCAGGATCAGGTGGAAATCCGCACACGATTTGCACGAAACCGTCTGGCGGAGGTGAGTAAGCATTTCGCTTCCTATTCCGATCAAGAAGTGAAGGAAGCCTATGAGCAGGCAAAAGATTTTCAGGTACAGCTGGCTGTGCTCGGGTCGGAGGAGAAACAGCTTCGGGAGCGCCGTTCACAGATCGAGCGTCGCCTGATGACTCTCGGGCAAACCGTAGACCGTGCCGATCAGCTCATCAATCAGATCAACGCGGTGATGCAATACTTGAGTGGCGACTTAAAGAATGTGTCGGATATGGTGGCAGATGCCGAACAGATGCAGCAATTCGGGGTGCAAATCATCCATGCCCAGGAAGAAGAGCGCAAGAAGCTCTCCCGTGAAATTCACGACGGACCTGCGCAGATGATGGCAAACGTGCTGCTTCGTTCCGAACTGGTCGAGAAAGTGCTCGATCAGGACGGGGTGGACCGCGCCCGCTTTGAGATTCAGGATCTTCGGAAAATGGTCAAAGCGTCACTCAGTGAAGTGAGGCGCATCATCTACGACCTTCGACCAATGTCACTCGATGATCTCGGGCTGGTGCCAACGGTGAACAAATTCATTGATAATGTGAACGAGTTCCAGGAAGGTGTGGACGTAAACTTCAGGAACATCGGCAAAGAAACGCGTCTCCCTGCACATATGGAGGTGGCGATCTTCCGGTTTATCCAGGAAGCCGTCCAAAATGCAGCGAAACATGCGAAGGCGACCACCATCAGTGTGAAGATTGAGATTACTGAAACAGGCGTTACAGCGATCGTGAAAGATGATGGCAAAGGGTTCGATAGTGAGGCCAAAAAAGAAAACAGTTTCGGTCTTGTGGGGATAAAAGAACGGGTCAAACTGCTTGATGGTGAATTGACGATCGATTCCAAGTCAGGAAGGGGAACCTTGATCATGCTTCAGGTACCTGTCCCTCAAAAGGTCTAG
- a CDS encoding response regulator → MENQDKLRILLIDDHQLFREGVKRILTMEPGFEVVAEGNDGEDVVDLVRQNKPDVVLMDINMPGINGVDATKNLLKSFPNVRVLILSIHDDESYVTHVLKTGAAGYLLKEMDTEALIEAVKVVGNGGSYIHPKVTHNLIKEYRRLANENGNNGEIGFREVEYRRPLHLLTRRECEVLQLMTDGKSNRAIGEALYISEKTVKNHVSNILQKMSMNDRTQAVVDAIKNGWVKVN, encoded by the coding sequence ATGGAAAATCAGGATAAATTGCGCATATTGTTAATTGATGATCACCAACTGTTTCGCGAAGGGGTCAAACGGATCCTGACGATGGAGCCGGGTTTTGAAGTGGTGGCAGAAGGCAACGACGGGGAAGATGTCGTGGACCTGGTCCGCCAGAATAAGCCGGACGTCGTCCTCATGGATATTAATATGCCTGGCATCAACGGAGTGGATGCCACGAAAAACTTACTGAAATCGTTCCCGAATGTACGGGTATTGATCCTGTCCATTCATGACGATGAATCCTATGTGACGCATGTCCTGAAAACAGGCGCCGCGGGTTACCTGTTAAAAGAAATGGATACCGAAGCATTGATTGAAGCCGTCAAGGTTGTCGGCAACGGTGGATCGTATATTCACCCGAAAGTGACGCATAATCTCATTAAGGAGTACCGCCGGCTTGCAAACGAGAATGGCAACAACGGCGAAATCGGATTCCGTGAAGTGGAATACCGCCGCCCGCTGCACCTGTTGACGCGCCGGGAATGCGAAGTACTGCAGCTCATGACAGACGGTAAGAGTAACCGGGCCATCGGGGAAGCCCTCTACATTTCCGAGAAGACGGTGAAAAACCACGTCAGTAACATTCTGCAGAAGATGAGCATGAATGACCGCACACAGGCCGTTGTGGACGCGATTAAAAATGGCTGGGTAAAAGTGAACTGA
- a CDS encoding DegV family protein has product MSKTAIVTDSTSYIPSDIRNAHGITMVPLNVMFGDEMYQEETDISTMEFYEKMKTTEALPTTSQPSIGLFEETFTRLAKTADDILVITLSSGISGTFETAHSAAQMVEGANVYLFDSEVSCYVQGFYVITAAKLAEDGMKAKQILSHLEKMKQRTRAYFMADDLNHLHRGGRLNGAQMLVGSLLQVKPVLHFDDKKIVPYEKVRTAKKAIAKILGLLHEDAKFGAALDVVVIHANRPEKAEELKKYIKSKYPDVTVTTSHFGPVIGTHLGEGSLGIGWTDADLAI; this is encoded by the coding sequence ATGAGCAAAACCGCAATTGTTACCGATAGCACTTCCTACATCCCTTCCGATATTCGCAATGCACATGGCATCACGATGGTGCCTTTAAACGTCATGTTTGGCGATGAAATGTATCAGGAAGAGACGGATATCAGCACGATGGAATTCTATGAAAAAATGAAGACAACCGAAGCACTGCCGACGACAAGTCAGCCTTCCATCGGTCTATTTGAAGAGACGTTCACCCGTCTGGCAAAGACGGCTGATGACATCCTCGTCATCACCTTATCAAGCGGCATCAGCGGCACCTTTGAAACGGCACATTCCGCTGCACAGATGGTGGAGGGGGCGAACGTGTACCTCTTTGATTCGGAAGTGAGCTGCTACGTTCAAGGATTCTATGTCATCACAGCGGCCAAGCTTGCCGAAGACGGCATGAAGGCAAAACAGATTTTGAGCCATCTGGAAAAAATGAAACAGCGCACCCGCGCCTATTTCATGGCCGATGACCTCAATCACCTCCACCGCGGCGGGCGTCTGAACGGCGCGCAGATGCTGGTGGGGAGTCTCCTGCAGGTGAAACCTGTGCTTCATTTCGATGATAAAAAGATCGTGCCCTATGAAAAAGTCCGCACCGCCAAAAAGGCGATTGCCAAAATCCTCGGTCTTCTCCATGAAGACGCCAAGTTCGGCGCAGCCCTTGACGTGGTTGTCATCCACGCCAACCGGCCTGAAAAAGCGGAAGAGCTGAAAAAATACATCAAATCCAAGTATCCGGACGTCACAGTGACGACGTCGCACTTTGGCCCGGTCATCGGGACACATCTCGGAGAAGGGAGTCTTGGTATCGGCTGGACCGATGCAGACTTAGCGATATAA
- a CDS encoding DEAD/DEAH box helicase — translation MRFIQVSVKEAETFFCHAFSGVDHWLVPERLPGIPDEWLDPSRLVTLAETKGMPKIHPYREEFEPCARLMTMTRGRRLLLDEVLSEVTLADVDEHVRAGYLSYETAIKDDGDTCGRCGAEVTGLIPGCGRCKRACRYCRACIQMGRVASCSLFVVPFSGESAAEKQAPVTLDWQGELTAAQAKAAAMLLAKVKEGTPETLCWAVCGAGKTEMLFPLIHEALQAGKRVMIATPRTDVVKELVPRLSAAFSSTEVAGFYGDCPDRFADAELVIATTHQAMRFKQAFALIIIDEVDAYPYTADERLQYAVEDALSPDGSLVYLTATPSEKLKRRALSGAMPYARVPRRYHGHPLPVPKKVWIGEWQERLKKAKWRTPLSRKVLDWVNGRLAEGRPAFLFVPRIDLEEAVVNALIAGCDGLTADTIAHVHAADPERAEKVTAFREGRIKVIVTTSILERGVTIPGAQVAILGAEDDVFTEAALVQMAGRAGRRADQPDGDIAFFHYGATRAMNQAIRHITGMNAEPVKVDSPQGGESEGF, via the coding sequence ATGCGTTTTATTCAAGTATCCGTAAAAGAAGCGGAGACGTTTTTTTGTCATGCCTTTTCAGGGGTGGACCATTGGCTTGTGCCCGAACGGCTCCCTGGCATTCCTGACGAATGGCTTGATCCGTCCCGGCTGGTGACCTTAGCCGAGACAAAAGGTATGCCGAAGATTCACCCTTACAGGGAGGAGTTTGAACCCTGTGCCCGTCTCATGACGATGACCCGGGGGCGCAGGCTGCTTTTGGATGAGGTTTTGAGTGAAGTGACGCTGGCGGATGTGGATGAGCATGTCCGCGCCGGTTATCTGAGCTATGAAACGGCTATAAAAGATGACGGCGATACATGCGGACGCTGCGGCGCTGAAGTCACCGGTCTCATTCCCGGGTGTGGGCGCTGCAAAAGAGCGTGCCGGTATTGCCGGGCATGCATCCAGATGGGCCGGGTCGCGTCTTGCAGCCTGTTTGTGGTGCCGTTTTCCGGAGAATCTGCCGCTGAAAAGCAGGCCCCTGTCACGCTCGACTGGCAGGGGGAGCTGACAGCAGCCCAGGCCAAAGCGGCAGCTATGCTCTTGGCCAAAGTGAAAGAGGGCACGCCAGAGACGCTCTGCTGGGCGGTATGCGGTGCGGGGAAGACGGAAATGCTGTTTCCGCTGATCCACGAAGCCCTGCAAGCAGGGAAGCGGGTCATGATCGCCACGCCCCGGACCGATGTCGTGAAGGAGCTGGTACCGCGCCTCTCTGCCGCCTTCTCATCGACGGAGGTGGCAGGCTTTTACGGGGACTGCCCGGACCGTTTTGCTGATGCAGAGCTCGTGATTGCGACCACGCACCAGGCGATGCGCTTTAAACAGGCATTCGCGCTCATCATCATCGACGAGGTGGACGCCTACCCGTATACCGCCGATGAGCGGCTGCAGTACGCCGTGGAGGACGCCTTGTCACCGGACGGATCACTCGTTTACCTCACCGCGACACCGTCGGAAAAACTGAAGCGGCGGGCGTTGAGCGGCGCAATGCCCTATGCCCGGGTACCCCGGCGTTATCACGGTCACCCGCTGCCCGTTCCGAAAAAGGTCTGGATCGGCGAATGGCAGGAACGGCTGAAAAAAGCGAAGTGGCGAACACCGCTATCCAGGAAGGTCCTCGACTGGGTCAATGGCCGACTCGCTGAAGGACGGCCTGCCTTTCTCTTCGTGCCGCGGATTGATCTGGAAGAAGCGGTGGTGAACGCATTGATCGCGGGCTGCGACGGTTTGACGGCAGACACCATCGCCCACGTGCACGCCGCCGACCCGGAGCGCGCCGAGAAGGTCACGGCTTTTCGGGAGGGGCGGATCAAGGTGATCGTCACCACCTCGATCCTCGAGCGCGGCGTCACGATCCCCGGCGCCCAGGTCGCGATACTCGGCGCGGAAGACGACGTGTTTACAGAAGCGGCCCTCGTCCAGATGGCGGGCCGTGCCGGACGGCGGGCCGATCAGCCGGACGGTGACATTGCCTTCTTTCACTACGGGGCGACACGCGCCATGAACCAGGCGATCCGGCATATCACCGGGATGAATGCTGAACCGGTAAAAGTAGACAGTCCGCAGGGCGGTGAGTCAGAGGGCTTTTGA
- a CDS encoding ComF family protein, which translates to MLCHTCEGLFHRITHISCPVCGRDEEVLPHHVKQKNVWTNWQSPKLPDAACADCRQWADNPRAACVMNRSLYTYHEGMKDVMATYKYRGDATLATLFTKDLAKLARQSGADLFTTIPLAEDRLWERGFNQATLLSGALPLTLLLTRNGVTSGKQSKRTKGERLAHLENAFQLIAEPPELTGKTVCIIDDIYTTGATVRTAAKLLLAAGAKAVLSTTLIRA; encoded by the coding sequence ATGCTCTGTCACACGTGCGAGGGGCTTTTTCACCGCATTACACACATCTCCTGCCCGGTGTGCGGCCGTGATGAAGAAGTCCTGCCGCATCACGTGAAGCAAAAAAACGTCTGGACAAACTGGCAAAGTCCCAAGTTACCTGATGCTGCATGTGCAGACTGCCGGCAGTGGGCCGACAACCCTCGTGCGGCCTGTGTGATGAACCGGTCTCTCTATACCTACCATGAGGGCATGAAAGACGTCATGGCGACGTACAAATACCGCGGGGATGCCACATTGGCCACCCTCTTTACCAAAGACCTCGCCAAGCTTGCCAGACAAAGCGGGGCCGATCTCTTCACAACGATTCCGCTGGCGGAAGACCGCCTCTGGGAACGGGGCTTTAACCAGGCAACGCTCCTTTCGGGGGCGTTACCGCTCACCTTGCTTCTCACGCGTAACGGCGTCACATCCGGTAAACAGAGTAAACGGACAAAGGGGGAACGGCTCGCGCACCTGGAAAACGCCTTTCAGCTCATCGCAGAACCACCGGAACTGACCGGGAAAACCGTCTGCATCATCGACGACATCTACACCACGGGAGCAACGGTGCGAACCGCGGCAAAGCTGCTCCTGGCGGCAGGAGCAAAAGCCGTTCTTTCCACAACGCTCATCCGGGCATGA
- a CDS encoding TIGR03826 family flagellar region protein — MAELSNCPNCGALFVKALRPYCDKCAREAEEKFDTVYRFIRKRENRSASLEEVHEETAVDKDLIIQWIREGRLKISQMPNMGIPCEHCGKTVSEGKLCESCRSKLTGELKKGDKEKDFEDRKKQRERERYTTYSTLEDKVRRDGR; from the coding sequence ATGGCGGAACTGTCCAATTGCCCGAACTGCGGGGCGCTTTTTGTAAAAGCACTGCGTCCATATTGCGACAAATGTGCAAGAGAGGCCGAAGAAAAATTCGATACCGTCTACCGGTTTATCCGAAAACGGGAGAACCGCTCGGCGAGTCTCGAAGAAGTCCACGAAGAAACAGCTGTCGACAAAGACCTCATTATTCAATGGATCCGGGAAGGGCGCCTTAAAATTTCACAAATGCCGAACATGGGCATCCCCTGTGAACACTGCGGCAAGACCGTCAGTGAAGGCAAGCTTTGTGAGAGTTGCCGCAGCAAACTGACCGGTGAACTGAAAAAAGGCGACAAGGAAAAAGACTTCGAAGACCGGAAGAAGCAGCGTGAGCGCGAGCGATATACGACGTACTCCACCCTGGAAGACAAAGTCCGACGCGACGGCAGATGA
- the flgM gene encoding flagellar biosynthesis anti-sigma factor FlgM, whose translation MKINPMQSVQAYRKLQETQQQEKQDKPQKSDEVQISKEAKAMMEKSTTYSAERAEKVQEIKAQIENGTYKVNAQETAKKFYEFWD comes from the coding sequence ATGAAAATCAATCCAATGCAGTCGGTGCAAGCCTATCGCAAGCTGCAGGAAACCCAGCAGCAGGAGAAGCAGGACAAGCCTCAAAAGTCAGATGAGGTACAGATCTCCAAGGAAGCGAAAGCCATGATGGAAAAATCAACGACCTATTCCGCCGAACGGGCTGAAAAGGTGCAGGAAATCAAAGCACAAATTGAAAACGGCACTTATAAAGTAAACGCTCAGGAAACGGCGAAGAAATTCTACGAATTCTGGGACTGA